In the Bacillota bacterium genome, one interval contains:
- a CDS encoding ABC transporter ATP-binding protein — protein sequence MATLLAAEALGKRFGGLTAVDGLSFTADEGEILGLIGPNGAGKTTTFNLISGVYPLDSGRLFLGDRDITRLGPHQRCHCGIGRTFQVVQPFEEMTVEENVMIGAIFGRPRPLPQGRAREEARRLLDLVGLASKAGQVTRQLNAVELKRLEMARALAPSPRLLLLDEVMEGLTQAEAAEAITLVRKIRDLGVTVLVIEHVMSTVRDVCDRVIVMHYGRQLAAGTYTEVARDPAVIEAYLGEKDEGHD from the coding sequence ATGGCGACCCTCCTGGCCGCGGAAGCGCTCGGCAAGCGCTTCGGCGGACTGACGGCCGTCGACGGGCTGTCCTTCACCGCGGACGAGGGCGAGATCCTCGGGCTGATCGGTCCCAACGGGGCCGGCAAGACGACCACCTTCAACCTGATCTCCGGCGTCTACCCCCTTGACTCCGGCCGCCTGTTCCTGGGGGACCGGGACATCACCCGCCTCGGACCGCACCAGCGCTGTCACTGCGGCATCGGCCGGACCTTCCAGGTGGTTCAGCCCTTCGAGGAGATGACGGTCGAGGAGAACGTGATGATCGGAGCCATCTTTGGGCGTCCCCGTCCCCTGCCCCAGGGGCGGGCCCGCGAAGAGGCCCGCCGTCTCCTCGACCTGGTCGGGCTGGCCTCCAAGGCGGGGCAGGTGACCAGGCAATTGAACGCGGTCGAGCTGAAGCGCCTGGAGATGGCCCGGGCGCTGGCCCCCTCCCCCCGCCTCCTCCTCCTCGATGAAGTGATGGAGGGGTTGACCCAGGCCGAGGCGGCCGAGGCCATCACCCTGGTGAGGAAAATCCGCGACCTCGGGGTCACCGTCTTGGTCATCGAGCATGTGATGAGCACTGTCCGCGACGTCTGCGACCGGGTCATCGTCATGCACTACGGCCGCCAGCTGGCCGCCGGGACCTACACCGAGGTGGCCCGCGACCCGGCGGTGATCGAGGCCTATCTCGGAGAGAAGGATGAGGGCCATGACTGA
- a CDS encoding branched-chain amino acid ABC transporter permease has product MASLRPITKRYWGWAALALVLVALPFITGPYYLHLALATVMYGVLALSWDVLARTGQLSLAHSGFFGLGAYASAIIFTRFHVPAVTSIILAGAVAAVVALGLGLLTLRLHGIYTAVATLAFGEVLRTIALQTPGLTGGAMGVQVPPLFGGDRVRAYFLILAVLATAVLFSEWVARSRLRLAFEATRQRPLLAEVMGVDTVRYKVLAFGATSVFPAVAGAFYLHYITVTIPYEAFSINVAVHSVVMSVFGGLHTTVGPLLGTFVLKVAEEFLRVNIPYGYSIIYGFILVSAVLFMPRGLLGVVRSWRPSWPRKRSASASAD; this is encoded by the coding sequence GTGGCCTCCCTCAGACCTATCACCAAGCGCTATTGGGGCTGGGCCGCCCTGGCCCTCGTCCTGGTGGCCCTCCCGTTCATCACCGGTCCCTACTACCTCCACCTGGCCCTGGCCACGGTGATGTACGGCGTCCTCGCTTTGTCCTGGGACGTCCTGGCCCGGACCGGCCAGCTCTCCCTGGCCCATTCGGGCTTCTTCGGACTCGGCGCCTATGCCTCGGCGATCATCTTCACCCGGTTTCACGTGCCGGCCGTGACCTCGATCATCCTGGCCGGAGCGGTCGCCGCGGTGGTCGCCTTGGGCTTGGGCCTCCTCACCCTCCGCCTCCACGGGATCTATACGGCCGTGGCCACGCTGGCCTTCGGCGAGGTCCTGCGGACCATCGCCCTCCAGACGCCGGGCCTCACCGGCGGGGCCATGGGCGTCCAGGTGCCGCCGCTCTTCGGTGGCGACCGGGTCAGGGCCTACTTCCTCATCCTCGCCGTCCTGGCCACGGCCGTGCTCTTCTCGGAGTGGGTCGCCCGGTCCCGCCTCCGCCTCGCCTTCGAGGCCACGCGCCAGCGGCCGCTCCTGGCCGAAGTCATGGGTGTTGACACCGTTCGCTACAAGGTCCTGGCCTTCGGGGCGACCTCCGTCTTCCCGGCCGTGGCCGGGGCCTTCTACCTGCACTACATCACGGTGACCATCCCGTACGAAGCCTTTTCCATCAACGTCGCCGTCCATTCGGTGGTCATGTCGGTCTTCGGCGGCCTCCACACGACCGTCGGCCCCCTCCTCGGGACCTTCGTCCTGAAGGTGGCCGAAGAGTTCCTCCGGGTCAACATCCCATACGGCTACAGCATCATCTACGGCTTCATCCTGGTCTCGGCGGTGCTCTTCATGCCCCGGGGCCTCCTGGGGGTGGTGAGGTCATGGCGACCCTCCTGGCCGCGGAAGCGCTCGGCAAGCGCTTCGGCGGACTGA
- a CDS encoding branched-chain amino acid ABC transporter permease, which translates to MPVFLQTLLNGILRSGLYALTSIGLALAVGVLGILNFAHGEFLMLGAYLAVFAFTILGIDPLLSLPLAAVLLFALGALVYRGTIRRVLGAPEINQLLLTFGLSVIFQNLALILWTGDPRGTASPYRSVALAYGGVSVGLGRMITFVVGFGLVLLLYLLLARTRLGKAMRAVSQSRDGASLVGIEVEDVYMVAFGISAALAGMAGVMLAMILYAQPLIGMEFTLKAFCIVVLAGLGNMNGVIWASLLLGVAESLVGTYVPQGSGWSEGVFFVLILLVLTLRPKGVER; encoded by the coding sequence TTGCCCGTCTTCCTGCAGACTCTGCTCAACGGCATCCTCCGTTCGGGCCTCTATGCCCTGACCTCGATCGGGTTGGCCCTGGCCGTCGGGGTCCTCGGCATCCTCAACTTCGCCCACGGCGAGTTCCTGATGCTCGGGGCTTACCTGGCCGTCTTCGCCTTCACCATCCTCGGGATCGACCCCCTCCTCTCCCTCCCGCTTGCCGCCGTCCTCCTCTTCGCCCTCGGCGCCCTGGTCTACCGGGGGACGATCAGGCGGGTCCTCGGGGCCCCCGAGATCAACCAGTTGCTCCTGACCTTCGGCCTCTCGGTGATCTTCCAGAACCTGGCCCTGATCCTGTGGACCGGGGATCCGCGGGGGACCGCGTCCCCCTACCGTTCGGTGGCCCTGGCCTACGGCGGCGTCTCCGTCGGGCTGGGCCGGATGATCACCTTCGTCGTCGGCTTCGGCCTCGTCCTCTTGCTCTACCTCCTGCTGGCCAGGACCCGCCTGGGCAAGGCGATGCGGGCCGTCAGCCAGAGCCGCGACGGTGCCTCGCTGGTGGGCATCGAGGTCGAGGACGTCTACATGGTCGCCTTCGGCATCTCCGCCGCGCTGGCCGGGATGGCCGGGGTGATGCTGGCGATGATCCTCTACGCCCAACCCCTGATCGGAATGGAGTTTACCCTCAAGGCCTTCTGCATCGTCGTCCTCGCCGGCCTGGGCAACATGAACGGCGTCATCTGGGCCAGCCTGCTCCTGGGAGTGGCCGAATCCCTCGTCGGGACCTATGTCCCGCAGGGGTCGGGGTGGTCCGAAGGGGTCTTCTTCGTCCTGATCTTGCTCGTCCTGACCTTACGGCCGAAGGGGGTGGAACGCTAG
- a CDS encoding 3-oxoacyl-ACP synthase, whose translation MTTDYRRAPPGPVSGHQPPVGIRRLGVFIPDSFLTAADVAERAGIPEEVIRQKFGFVRKPKAPPELHVSDMCIAAARQALGELDPMDLGAVIYFGSEYKDYHVWPIGAKIQHALGAKRAFAFEIMALCATGILAFKLSKEMLLADPGLGHILIVAGSKEGDLLDYRNQDSRFLFNFADGAGAAVISHGWEKNLILGSSVITDGQFAEDVYLPVGGSRFRPETHDQTDPRLHHFEIPRVEEMKRRLDPVSLPNFIAVCRQAIAGSGLTVPDVDFFGATHMKRSFHDGILKALGLTWDQTFYLEEYGHVQAADQIIVLKEASERGLLKPGQVAVVTGAGTGYTWGASCIRWG comes from the coding sequence ATTACCACCGACTACCGCCGCGCACCCCCCGGACCCGTCTCCGGTCATCAGCCCCCGGTCGGCATCCGCCGGCTGGGCGTCTTCATCCCCGATAGCTTCCTCACCGCCGCCGACGTCGCCGAACGAGCCGGGATCCCAGAGGAGGTCATCAGACAGAAGTTCGGGTTCGTCAGGAAGCCCAAGGCGCCGCCGGAACTCCACGTCTCGGACATGTGCATCGCGGCCGCCCGCCAAGCCCTCGGCGAGCTCGACCCGATGGACCTCGGGGCGGTCATCTACTTCGGGAGTGAGTACAAGGATTATCACGTCTGGCCGATCGGGGCCAAGATCCAGCACGCTCTGGGGGCCAAACGGGCCTTCGCCTTCGAGATCATGGCCCTTTGCGCCACCGGCATTCTCGCCTTCAAGCTGTCCAAGGAGATGCTCCTGGCCGACCCGGGGCTCGGCCACATCCTGATCGTCGCCGGCAGCAAGGAAGGGGATCTGCTCGACTACCGCAACCAGGACAGCCGCTTCCTTTTCAACTTCGCCGACGGAGCGGGGGCCGCGGTCATCAGCCACGGCTGGGAGAAGAACCTGATCCTCGGCTCGTCGGTGATCACCGACGGCCAGTTCGCCGAGGACGTCTACCTGCCGGTCGGGGGCTCCCGCTTCCGCCCGGAGACGCACGACCAGACTGACCCGCGCCTGCACCATTTCGAGATCCCCCGGGTCGAGGAGATGAAGCGCCGGCTTGACCCGGTCTCCCTGCCGAACTTCATCGCCGTCTGCCGCCAGGCCATCGCCGGCAGCGGCCTCACCGTGCCCGACGTGGACTTCTTCGGCGCCACTCACATGAAGCGGTCCTTCCACGACGGCATCTTGAAGGCCCTCGGGCTGACCTGGGACCAGACCTTCTATCTCGAAGAGTACGGACACGTCCAGGCGGCCGATCAGATCATCGTCCTCAAGGAAGCCTCCGAGCGGGGTCTGCTGAAACCGGGCCAGGTGGCCGTGGTGACCGGGGCCGGCACCGGTTACACCTGGGGAGCCAGCTGCATCCGCTGGGGTTAA